A window of Candidatus Dependentiae bacterium contains these coding sequences:
- the rfaE2 gene encoding D-glycero-beta-D-manno-heptose 1-phosphate adenylyltransferase, whose protein sequence is MKNLIKIIQNSSSKNILIIGDVMLDEYIFGTVSRISPEAPVPVLKEEKMEWCLGGAANVALNCKNIGCNVNIVGIINDMDFAGQKLASMLSENGISSSNLIKSEQRITTCKKRALCGGHQLLRIDNESEHNLTDKELLLITEKINNLIVKDSIILISDYAKGVISSELVRFVSVIAKSRNCKIIVDPKGKNFEKYIGVNYIKPNYKEFLLMLDVYGLDKNNSISNNAKILCEKLSIDGLIITLGEKGIHFVSKDEDIFVSALKKEVYDLTGAGDTVLAFLALGLSVGFDMQKCLQIANTAAGVAVSHLKTYAVSLEELLDKNIYSSEKIYENWTNLKIELDWIKAQNKKIVFTNGCFDLLHSGHIYLLNEAKKLGDILVVAINTDESVKRYKGQSRPINSLYERMHVMSSLGIVDFVVSFEQDTPKELIEYLSPDVLVKGGDYKAENVAGADFVKKSGGQVAIIEYQVGLSTTNIVKKISTVV, encoded by the coding sequence ATGAAAAATTTGATAAAAATTATACAAAATAGTTCAAGTAAAAATATTTTAATCATTGGTGACGTAATGCTTGATGAGTATATCTTTGGAACTGTTTCCAGAATATCTCCTGAAGCACCGGTGCCGGTTTTAAAAGAAGAAAAAATGGAATGGTGCCTTGGTGGTGCTGCAAACGTTGCTTTAAATTGTAAAAATATAGGCTGTAATGTAAATATTGTTGGCATTATAAACGATATGGACTTTGCGGGTCAAAAGTTAGCATCTATGCTATCTGAAAATGGAATATCTTCATCAAATTTAATAAAAAGCGAACAGAGAATTACCACATGTAAAAAAAGAGCTTTATGTGGTGGGCATCAACTTTTAAGAATTGATAACGAGTCTGAGCATAATTTAACAGACAAAGAGTTATTATTGATTACAGAAAAAATTAATAATTTGATTGTTAAAGATTCTATAATATTGATTTCTGATTATGCAAAGGGTGTAATTTCAAGTGAGTTGGTTAGGTTTGTTTCAGTAATTGCAAAATCCAGAAATTGTAAAATAATAGTTGATCCTAAAGGCAAAAATTTTGAAAAATATATTGGCGTTAATTATATAAAACCCAATTATAAAGAATTTTTGCTAATGCTGGATGTTTATGGCTTGGATAAAAATAATTCAATATCTAATAATGCAAAAATTTTGTGTGAAAAATTATCTATTGACGGTCTGATTATTACGTTAGGCGAAAAAGGGATTCATTTTGTATCAAAAGATGAAGATATTTTTGTTTCGGCGCTAAAAAAAGAGGTTTATGATCTTACCGGTGCCGGTGATACCGTTTTGGCATTTTTGGCACTTGGCCTTTCTGTTGGCTTTGATATGCAAAAATGCTTGCAAATTGCAAATACTGCTGCAGGCGTCGCTGTATCGCATTTAAAAACTTATGCAGTAAGTTTGGAAGAACTTTTGGATAAGAATATTTATTCATCTGAAAAAATTTATGAAAATTGGACCAATTTAAAAATTGAACTTGATTGGATTAAGGCTCAAAATAAAAAAATTGTTTTTACAAACGGATGTTTTGATCTTTTGCATTCCGGTCATATTTATTTATTAAACGAAGCAAAAAAGTTGGGCGATATTTTAGTTGTTGCAATTAATACCGATGAATCTGTAAAAAGATACAAAGGGCAGAGTAGGCCAATTAATAGTTTATATGAACGCATGCATGTTATGTCTTCATTGGGTATTGTCGATTTTGTTGTTTCATTTGAGCAGGATACACCCAAAGAACTTATTGAATATCTTTCACCTGATGTTTTGGTAAAAGGTGGCGATTATAAAGCAGAAAATGTTGCCGGTGCAGATTTTGTTAAAAAGAGCGGTGGACAAGTTGCAATTATTGAATATCAAGTTGGTTTATCAACGACTAATATTGTTAAAAAGATTAGTACTGTAGTTTAG